From Xenopus tropicalis strain Nigerian chromosome 3, UCB_Xtro_10.0, whole genome shotgun sequence, the proteins below share one genomic window:
- the ccdc71l gene encoding coiled-coil domain-containing protein 71L, translating into MEEEKVVYSRSQLLLFAGTKPLEDALEMFVPESKQFMSSDTELWNFLCSLKRDFSPVILRSKDVYGYSSCRSVVPDPSYFSSRNVKEKPQAAVVPPPRKPPVKRKRRGMRLTCKKRRRRDRADSAGGSEETGSGSSGCSSPTPSDVPGLPHLDRSIEEIWKAATPKIAMFPSIRVRDVSCKAKVADACRRAQEILQVNLQPVVRIKRFPILYSS; encoded by the coding sequence ATGGAAGAAGAAAAAGTTGTATACTCCAGGTCGCAGCTCCTGCTGTTTGCCGGCACTAAGCCGCTGGAGGACGCGCTGGAGATGTTCGTGCCGGAATCCAAGCAATTCATGAGCTCGGACACTGAGCTGTGGAACTTCCTCTGCAGCCTCAAGCGGGACTTCTCGCCGGTCATCCTGCGCAGCAAGGACGTGTATGGCTACTCCTCCTGTCGCTCTGTGGTCCCAGATCCCAGCTATTTCTCCAGTAGAAATGTAAAAGAGAAGCCGCAAGCAGCGGTAGTGCCTCCGCCGAGAAAGCCGCCTGTCAAGAGAAAGCGGAGAGGCATGCGGCTTACTTGTAAGAAGCGCCGGCGGCGGGACAGGGCTGACAGCGCAGGGGGCAGCGAGGAGACGGGCAGTGGCAGTAGCGGCTGTAGCAGCCCGACCCCATCGGACGTCCCGGGGCTCCCTCACCTGGACAGATCCATTGAGGAGATTTGGAAGGCGGCCACTCCTAAAATTGCCATGTTCCCCAGCATACGGGTCAGGGATGTGTCGTGTAAAGCTAAAGTGGCCGATGCGTGCAGGCGTGCCCAGGAGATATTACAGGTTAACCTGCAGCCTGTGGTGCGGATCAAACGCTTCCCCATCCTTTACTCCTCTTGA